From Virgibacillus natechei, the proteins below share one genomic window:
- the ald gene encoding alanine dehydrogenase, with the protein MKIGIPREIKNNENRVAISPSGVYSIVNSGHKVVIESQAGVGSGFSDEEYQVSGAEIVKDPKEVWSQEMVMKVKEPLPEEYHYFYPGLLLLTYLHLSAEPALTKELMDSKVVSIAYETIQEKDGSLPLLAPMSEVAGRIATQIGAQFLERPKGGKGILLSGIPGVNRGKVTIIGGGVVGTNAAKIALGLGAEVTIIDLNANRLRELDHLFGNQVNTVISNSFNIAEAVAESDLVIGAVLIPGTKAPKLVSEDMVKAMKEKSVIVDVAIDQGGIFETADKISTHDNPTYEKHGVVHYAVANMPGAVPRTSSLGLTNVTLPYALKIANKGYGKASLEDESILKGINTINGYVTYKAVADAHGLEYKNPNTLLYDRETAAQSL; encoded by the coding sequence ATGAAGATTGGTATACCGCGGGAAATAAAAAACAATGAAAACAGGGTGGCAATATCTCCTTCTGGTGTCTATTCAATTGTTAATTCGGGACACAAGGTTGTGATAGAGAGTCAAGCTGGAGTTGGATCAGGGTTCAGTGATGAAGAATACCAGGTGTCAGGGGCTGAGATTGTAAAGGATCCGAAAGAGGTATGGTCTCAGGAAATGGTTATGAAAGTAAAAGAACCACTCCCGGAAGAATACCACTACTTTTATCCAGGTTTACTGTTACTTACTTATCTTCATCTTTCTGCTGAGCCAGCTTTAACGAAGGAATTAATGGATTCGAAGGTAGTAAGTATTGCCTATGAAACTATCCAGGAAAAAGATGGTTCTCTTCCGTTACTGGCACCGATGAGTGAAGTTGCAGGTAGAATTGCAACTCAAATCGGAGCGCAATTTTTGGAAAGGCCAAAGGGAGGAAAAGGTATCCTTCTAAGTGGTATCCCTGGCGTTAATAGAGGTAAGGTAACGATCATAGGTGGTGGAGTCGTAGGAACAAACGCAGCTAAGATTGCCCTTGGATTAGGGGCTGAGGTAACTATTATTGATCTTAATGCAAATAGATTACGAGAGTTGGATCACTTATTTGGGAATCAGGTTAACACCGTTATATCAAATTCGTTTAATATAGCTGAGGCCGTAGCGGAATCTGATCTTGTCATTGGAGCTGTATTAATCCCGGGAACAAAAGCACCAAAATTGGTATCGGAAGACATGGTAAAGGCAATGAAGGAAAAGTCGGTTATCGTAGATGTTGCTATTGACCAAGGGGGAATTTTTGAAACGGCTGATAAAATATCCACCCATGATAATCCAACATATGAGAAGCATGGAGTCGTTCACTATGCTGTTGCCAATATGCCAGGAGCGGTTCCAAGAACATCTTCACTTGGATTAACCAATGTTACGCTTCCATATGCGCTCAAAATTGCCAACAAGGGATATGGTAAAGCAAGTTTAGAAGATGAATCTATTTTAAAGGGGATTAATACGATAAATGGATATGTAACATATAAAGCAGTCGCCGACGCTCATGGATTAGAGTATAAGAATCCAAACACGCTATTGTATGATAGAGAAACAGCAGCTCAATCATTATAA
- a CDS encoding CoA-acylating methylmalonate-semialdehyde dehydrogenase, whose protein sequence is MSQTKVKSLQNYVGGKWVEAESDKTEAVYNPATGEVIAHVPISSLDDVDQAVNVATEAFQTWKEVPVPKRARILFKYQQLLVDHWDELAEIITIENGKSFKEAQGEVQRGIENVEFAAGAPSLMMGEQLPSIAEGLESGVYQYPIGVIGGITPFNFPMMVPAWMFPIAIATGNTFVLKPSERTPLLANRLAELLEEAGLPKGVFNIVHGAHDVVNGLLDHKDVAAISFVGSQPVAEYVYKRGTDNLKRVQALSGAKNHSIVLRDANMDNATTQILNAAFGSAGERCMAASVVAVEESVADEFIEQLTQKTNEIKIGNGLDEGVFLGPVIRDNHKERTLNYIETGEKEGAKLVRDGRSDKDAQREGYFVGPTIFDHVTTEMKIWQDEMFAPILSIARVQDLDSAVELTNQSRFANGACIFTNDGGSVRKFRETIDAGMLGVNIGVPAPMAFFPFSGWKDSFYGDLHANGKDGLNFYTRKKVVTTRWV, encoded by the coding sequence ATGAGTCAAACAAAAGTAAAATCACTTCAAAACTATGTAGGTGGAAAATGGGTTGAAGCAGAATCGGATAAAACAGAAGCCGTATATAACCCAGCAACAGGAGAGGTTATCGCACATGTGCCGATCTCGTCATTGGATGATGTGGATCAAGCGGTAAACGTTGCGACGGAAGCTTTTCAAACCTGGAAAGAAGTACCGGTTCCGAAACGGGCGCGTATTTTATTTAAATATCAACAATTACTCGTAGATCACTGGGATGAGCTAGCTGAAATTATAACCATCGAAAACGGAAAAAGCTTTAAAGAAGCACAAGGGGAAGTCCAACGAGGTATTGAGAATGTTGAATTCGCTGCAGGCGCACCATCCTTAATGATGGGAGAACAATTGCCATCGATTGCTGAAGGCCTTGAATCAGGTGTTTACCAGTATCCAATTGGGGTTATCGGCGGAATCACACCATTTAATTTTCCGATGATGGTGCCAGCTTGGATGTTCCCAATAGCCATTGCAACTGGGAATACGTTCGTACTAAAACCATCCGAACGTACGCCATTACTTGCTAATCGTTTAGCTGAATTACTAGAAGAAGCGGGATTGCCTAAAGGTGTATTCAACATTGTTCATGGTGCACATGATGTGGTGAATGGTCTGCTTGATCATAAAGATGTAGCAGCCATCTCATTTGTTGGTTCACAGCCTGTTGCTGAGTATGTATACAAACGTGGAACAGATAACCTAAAACGTGTTCAAGCACTTTCAGGAGCGAAGAACCACTCTATCGTATTACGTGACGCAAATATGGATAATGCAACAACGCAAATTCTTAATGCTGCTTTTGGCTCAGCTGGAGAACGTTGCATGGCAGCCTCTGTTGTTGCTGTTGAAGAATCCGTTGCGGATGAATTCATTGAGCAGCTTACACAAAAAACAAATGAAATTAAAATTGGCAACGGCCTGGACGAAGGTGTTTTCCTGGGACCAGTTATCCGCGATAATCATAAAGAACGTACGTTAAATTATATTGAAACGGGAGAAAAAGAAGGAGCAAAACTCGTTCGTGATGGACGTAGTGATAAAGATGCTCAACGTGAAGGCTATTTCGTAGGGCCGACTATTTTTGACCATGTAACAACTGAAATGAAAATTTGGCAGGATGAAATGTTCGCACCTATTCTATCTATTGCCCGAGTCCAGGATCTTGATTCTGCTGTTGAACTAACAAATCAATCGCGCTTTGCTAATGGGGCATGTATTTTTACAAATGATGGAGGCAGTGTCCGCAAGTTCCGTGAAACAATTGATGCGGGTATGCTTGGTGTGAACATTGGTGTACCAGCACCAATGGCGTTCTTCCCGTTTTCTGGCTGGAAAGATTCCTTTTATGGGGATCTGCATGCAAATGGGAAAGATGGACTTAACTTTTATACGCGGAAGAAAGTTGTTACTACGAGATGGGTTTGA
- a CDS encoding putative holin-like toxin, giving the protein MTTYETLSLLAQFGLLEIANLTLTVTIVVYLKKRSNRS; this is encoded by the coding sequence ATGACGACATATGAAACACTAAGTCTGTTAGCTCAGTTTGGGTTACTCGAAATTGCTAACTTGACTCTAACAGTGACAATTGTCGTTTACCTAAAAAAAAGAAGTAACCGCTCCTAA